The following are encoded together in the Pseudomonas sediminis genome:
- a CDS encoding LysR substrate-binding domain-containing protein codes for MNRWEGLDEFVAVAECGQFSAAAERLGLSTSQVSRQVARLEERLQSRLFYRSTRRVALTEAGQLFLQHCQRLQDAREEALRAVGDLGAEPKGLLRMTCAVAYGERFIVPLVNDFMARHPQLRVEIELSNRPLDLLHDGLDLAIRLGRLQDSRLMAARLAPREMYLCAAPEYLQRYGRPHSLSELARHNCLIGSSDTWSFAENGRETQVRVQGNWRCNSGQAVLDAALRGFGLCQLPDYYVLEHLRNGRLISLLEQHRPPNTAVWALYPQQRHLSPKVRQLIDALQQGLSQRTEYLTPA; via the coding sequence ATGAATCGCTGGGAAGGACTCGACGAATTCGTCGCCGTGGCCGAGTGCGGGCAGTTCAGTGCGGCGGCCGAGCGCTTGGGATTGTCCACTTCGCAGGTCAGCCGCCAGGTCGCGCGCCTGGAAGAGCGCCTGCAGAGCCGTCTGTTCTACCGCAGCACCAGGCGGGTAGCCCTGACCGAGGCCGGCCAGTTGTTTCTGCAACACTGCCAGCGCCTGCAGGATGCCCGCGAAGAAGCGTTGCGTGCAGTCGGCGATCTTGGCGCCGAACCCAAAGGGCTGCTACGCATGACCTGCGCCGTGGCGTATGGCGAGCGCTTCATCGTGCCACTGGTCAATGACTTCATGGCGCGACACCCACAGTTACGCGTCGAGATAGAACTGTCCAACCGCCCTCTCGACCTGCTTCACGATGGCCTGGACCTGGCCATCCGCCTGGGGCGCCTGCAGGACTCACGACTCATGGCCGCACGCCTGGCCCCCCGCGAGATGTACCTGTGCGCGGCACCCGAATACCTGCAACGCTACGGCCGCCCTCATTCGCTGTCAGAGCTGGCGCGCCACAATTGCCTGATCGGCAGCAGCGATACCTGGAGCTTCGCCGAAAATGGCCGGGAAACCCAAGTGCGAGTGCAGGGCAACTGGCGCTGCAACAGCGGCCAGGCCGTGCTCGACGCTGCGCTACGCGGTTTTGGCCTGTGCCAGCTCCCCGATTACTACGTTCTCGAACATCTGCGTAACGGGCGGCTGATCTCTCTACTGGAGCAGCATCGCCCACCCAATACCGCAGTTTGGGCGCTCTACCCACAGCAACGTCACCTTTCGCCCAAGGTACGCCAGTTGATCGACGCCCTGCAGCAGGGACTCAGCCAACGCACCGAATACCTTACTCCCGCCTGA
- the surE gene encoding 5'/3'-nucleotidase SurE, whose protein sequence is MRILISNDDGVNAPGIAALHQALADYAECVVIAPAEDKSGASSALTLDRPLHPMALANGYISLNGTPTDCVHLGLNGLLEQTPDMVVSGINLGANLGDDVLYSGTVAAALEGRFLSKPAFAFSLLSRLPDNLPTAAYFARKLVEAHERLELPPRTVLNVNVPNLPLEHIRGVQLTRLGHRARAAAPVKVVNPRGKEGYWIAAAGDVEDGSQGTDFHAVMQGYVSITPLRLDRTFNEALESMDGWLEGIF, encoded by the coding sequence ATGCGAATTCTGATTTCCAACGACGACGGGGTGAACGCACCCGGTATCGCTGCGTTGCACCAAGCGCTGGCCGACTATGCCGAGTGCGTAGTGATCGCTCCTGCCGAAGACAAGAGCGGCGCCAGCAGCGCACTGACGCTCGATCGTCCGCTACATCCCATGGCCTTGGCCAATGGCTACATCAGCCTCAATGGCACGCCGACCGATTGCGTGCACCTGGGGCTCAATGGCTTGCTCGAGCAGACGCCGGACATGGTCGTCTCTGGCATCAATCTGGGGGCCAACCTGGGTGATGACGTGCTCTATTCCGGCACCGTCGCCGCCGCGCTCGAAGGACGTTTCCTGAGCAAGCCAGCGTTCGCTTTCTCGCTGCTGTCGCGTCTTCCCGACAACCTGCCGACCGCTGCCTATTTCGCCCGTAAACTGGTCGAGGCGCACGAGCGGCTCGAACTGCCGCCGCGTACCGTGCTCAATGTCAACGTGCCGAATCTGCCGCTGGAACATATTCGTGGCGTGCAACTGACCCGCCTCGGTCACCGCGCGCGCGCGGCGGCTCCGGTCAAGGTGGTCAACCCGCGTGGCAAGGAAGGTTACTGGATTGCGGCTGCCGGTGATGTCGAGGATGGCAGTCAGGGCACCGATTTCCATGCCGTGATGCAAGGTTATGTATCGATCACGCCGCTACGGCTTGATCGCACGTTCAATGAGGCTCTCGAATCTATGGATGGCTGGTTGGAGGGCATCTTCTGA
- the truD gene encoding tRNA pseudouridine(13) synthase TruD produces the protein MNELQLLGPRAHGEACGRAVLKATAEDFQVDEVLDIPLTGQGEHLWLWVEKRGLNTEEAARRIARAAGLPLKAVSYAGLKDRQALTRQWFSLHLPGKADPDLAAAQGDDMVILRSQRHNRKLQRGAHAANGFTLRLTALEADRDALEQRLQRIAEQGVPNYFGLQRFGFDGGNVEQARDFASRQELPVQRNLRSRLLSSARSYLFNQVLAKRVAAGTWNQAQVGDVLAFTTSRSFFVAGEAECSDPRLAALDVHPTGPLWGDGALPSVATVQALEQSVAEECAELVQWLVKADMAHERRILRLPIGGLSWHYPEPDILQLAFVLPAGCFATVVVRELLDLVPAGQTDTPCEF, from the coding sequence ATGAACGAGCTGCAGCTGCTGGGGCCGCGCGCCCATGGTGAGGCCTGTGGTCGGGCGGTGCTCAAGGCCACTGCCGAGGATTTTCAGGTCGATGAAGTGCTGGATATCCCGCTCACTGGGCAGGGTGAGCACCTCTGGCTATGGGTGGAAAAGCGTGGCCTGAATACCGAGGAGGCCGCCCGGCGGATCGCCCGCGCTGCCGGTCTGCCGCTCAAGGCGGTCAGTTACGCGGGACTCAAGGATCGTCAGGCGCTGACCCGGCAGTGGTTCAGTCTGCACCTGCCGGGCAAGGCCGACCCCGATCTGGCCGCTGCGCAGGGCGATGACATGGTCATCCTGCGCAGCCAGCGACACAACCGCAAATTGCAGCGCGGTGCCCATGCCGCCAACGGATTCACCTTGCGCCTGACTGCCCTGGAGGCGGACCGCGATGCGCTGGAGCAGCGTCTGCAGCGTATCGCCGAACAAGGCGTGCCCAACTATTTCGGCTTGCAGCGCTTTGGCTTCGATGGCGGCAATGTCGAGCAGGCGCGTGATTTCGCCTCGCGTCAGGAGTTGCCGGTGCAGCGCAACCTGCGCTCGCGCCTGCTGTCTTCGGCGCGCAGTTACCTGTTCAACCAGGTGCTGGCCAAGCGTGTGGCTGCCGGTACCTGGAACCAGGCGCAGGTCGGCGATGTGCTGGCGTTCACCACCAGTCGCAGTTTTTTTGTCGCGGGGGAGGCCGAATGCAGCGATCCGCGGCTGGCCGCGCTCGACGTGCATCCGACAGGCCCACTCTGGGGCGATGGTGCGCTGCCGAGCGTCGCTACGGTGCAGGCGCTGGAGCAGTCGGTGGCTGAAGAGTGCGCGGAGCTGGTGCAATGGCTGGTCAAGGCGGACATGGCGCACGAACGGCGAATTCTGCGCCTCCCCATCGGCGGCCTGTCATGGCATTATCCCGAACCCGATATTCTGCAACTTGCATTCGTCCTGCCGGCCGGGTGTTTCGCCACCGTGGTGGTGCGCGAATTGCTCGATCTGGTGCCAGCAGGGCAGACGGATACTCCATGCGAATTCTGA
- the eno gene encoding phosphopyruvate hydratase produces MAKIVDIKGREVLDSRGNPTVEADVILEGGIVGSACAPSGASTGSREALELRDGDKNRYLGKGVLKAVANINGPIRDLLLGKDAVDQKALDRAMIELDGTENKATLGANAILAVSLAAAKAAAQAKGVPLYAHIADLNGTPGVYSMPVPMMNIINGGEHADNNVDIQEFMVQPVGAKNFADALRMGAEIFHHLKAVLKARGLNTAVGDEGGFAPNLASNEDALAAIAEAVANAGYKLGDDVTLALDCASSEFYKDGQYDLAGEGKVFSGEGFADYLAGLTERYPIISIEDGMDESDWASWKVLTDKIGAKVQLVGDDLFVTNTKILKRGIDEKIGNSILIKFNQIGSLTETLEAIQMAKAAGFTAVISHRSGETEDSTIADLAVGTAAGQIKTGSLCRSDRVSKYNQLLRIEEQLAGKAPYKGRAEFRG; encoded by the coding sequence ATGGCAAAGATCGTCGACATCAAGGGTCGTGAGGTTCTCGACTCCCGTGGTAACCCCACCGTGGAAGCGGATGTAATTCTGGAAGGCGGCATCGTCGGCAGCGCATGCGCTCCATCCGGCGCCTCCACTGGCTCGCGCGAAGCGCTGGAGCTGCGTGACGGCGACAAGAACCGTTACCTGGGCAAGGGCGTGCTGAAGGCCGTCGCCAACATTAACGGCCCGATCCGTGACCTGCTGCTGGGCAAAGACGCCGTCGATCAGAAAGCTCTGGATCGCGCGATGATCGAGCTTGACGGTACCGAGAACAAGGCGACTCTGGGCGCCAACGCCATCCTCGCCGTGTCCCTGGCTGCCGCCAAGGCCGCTGCTCAGGCCAAGGGCGTGCCGCTGTACGCGCACATCGCTGATCTGAATGGCACTCCGGGTGTCTACTCCATGCCGGTACCGATGATGAACATCATCAACGGCGGCGAGCATGCCGATAACAACGTCGACATCCAGGAATTCATGGTGCAGCCGGTTGGCGCCAAGAATTTCGCCGACGCCCTGCGCATGGGCGCCGAGATCTTCCATCACCTCAAGGCCGTGCTCAAGGCCCGTGGCCTGAACACTGCCGTCGGTGACGAAGGTGGTTTCGCGCCGAACCTGGCTTCCAACGAAGATGCCCTGGCCGCCATCGCCGAAGCCGTTGCCAACGCCGGCTACAAGCTAGGTGACGACGTGACCCTGGCGCTGGACTGCGCATCGAGCGAATTCTACAAGGACGGTCAATACGACCTGGCTGGCGAAGGCAAGGTATTCAGCGGTGAAGGCTTTGCCGACTACCTGGCTGGCCTGACCGAGCGTTACCCGATCATCTCCATCGAAGACGGTATGGACGAGTCCGACTGGGCCAGCTGGAAAGTCCTGACCGACAAGATCGGCGCCAAGGTACAGCTGGTAGGCGACGACCTGTTCGTCACCAATACCAAGATTCTCAAGCGCGGCATCGACGAGAAAATCGGCAACTCGATCCTGATCAAGTTCAACCAGATCGGCTCGCTGACCGAGACCCTGGAAGCCATTCAGATGGCCAAGGCCGCTGGCTTCACCGCCGTGATCTCGCACCGCAGCGGCGAAACTGAAGACAGCACCATCGCCGACCTGGCCGTAGGTACTGCCGCCGGTCAGATCAAAACTGGTTCGCTGTGCCGTTCCGACCGTGTTTCCAAGTACAACCAGCTGCTGCGCATCGAAGAGCAACTGGCTGGCAAGGCCCCGTACAAAGGCCGCGCCGAGTTCCGCGGCTAA
- the fghA gene encoding S-formylglutathione hydrolase translates to MTLEIVSSNKSFGGWHKRYRHRSSSLNCDMVFAVYLPPQAEQGAKLPVLYWLSGLTCTDENFMQKAGAQRMAAELGLIIIAPDTSPRGEGVADDANGAYDFGLGAGFYVNAIQEPFARHYRMYDYVVQELPALIEANFPVSDKRGIAGHSMGGHGALICALKNPGRYQSVSAFSPISNPMNCPWGEKAFSLYLGEERSRWREWDASVLIAEASEKLPILVDQGDRDDFLEGQLKPQALQAAAKAAAHPLTLRMQPGYDHSYYFIASFIDDHLRHHAAALR, encoded by the coding sequence ATGACCCTCGAAATCGTTTCAAGCAACAAGAGCTTCGGCGGCTGGCACAAGCGCTACCGCCATCGCTCCAGCAGCCTCAACTGCGACATGGTGTTCGCCGTCTATCTGCCGCCGCAGGCCGAGCAGGGCGCCAAGCTGCCGGTGCTGTACTGGCTGAGCGGGTTGACCTGCACTGACGAGAACTTCATGCAGAAGGCTGGCGCTCAGCGGATGGCAGCCGAACTGGGGTTGATCATCATCGCGCCGGACACCAGCCCGCGTGGCGAGGGGGTGGCCGATGACGCCAATGGCGCCTATGACTTCGGTCTGGGTGCAGGCTTCTATGTCAATGCCATCCAGGAGCCCTTCGCGCGGCACTACCGCATGTACGACTACGTGGTGCAGGAGTTGCCGGCGCTGATCGAGGCCAACTTCCCCGTCTCGGACAAGCGTGGCATCGCCGGCCATTCCATGGGCGGTCACGGTGCGTTGATCTGTGCGTTGAAGAATCCGGGGCGTTACCAGTCGGTATCGGCCTTTTCACCGATCAGCAATCCGATGAACTGCCCGTGGGGCGAGAAGGCCTTTTCCCTGTATCTGGGCGAGGAGCGTTCGCGTTGGCGTGAGTGGGATGCCAGCGTGCTGATCGCCGAGGCCAGCGAGAAGCTGCCGATCCTGGTCGATCAGGGCGATCGTGACGATTTTCTCGAAGGCCAGCTCAAGCCGCAGGCGTTGCAGGCTGCGGCCAAGGCGGCCGCTCATCCGCTGACGCTGCGCATGCAGCCGGGCTATGACCACAGCTACTACTTCATCGCCAGCTTCATCGACGATCACCTGCGTCATCACGCTGCTGCTTTGCGGTAG
- a CDS encoding DUF368 domain-containing protein gives MKKHFLLYAKGLAMGAADVVPGVSGGTIAFISGIYDELLRSIASIPEALLLLLRGRIKDAWQMANATFLLVLLCGILTSVLTLARLITYLLHHHPIPVWSFFFGLILVSTYLVGREIERWNWSRVVSFVLGLAFAYWITVAAPMQWGSDLPTLFLAGAIAICAMILPGISGSFILLLLGLYSVVLGAVKELDLMVLAVFASGCLVGILSFARLLSWLLSRWRDLSLAFLAGLMLGSLNKVWPWKETLSWRIDSKGEQVPLLESNLLPGKFAEISGQDPQLLFAVALAIGGIVLVLGLEWLASRRPVDTGRAE, from the coding sequence ATGAAGAAACATTTTCTGCTCTATGCCAAGGGCTTGGCCATGGGCGCTGCAGATGTCGTGCCCGGCGTTTCCGGCGGCACCATCGCTTTCATCAGTGGCATTTATGACGAGCTGCTGCGCTCCATCGCCAGCATCCCCGAAGCGCTCCTGCTTTTGCTGCGTGGTCGCATCAAGGACGCCTGGCAGATGGCCAACGCGACCTTTCTGCTGGTGCTGCTGTGCGGCATCCTCACCAGTGTCCTGACGCTCGCTCGCTTGATCACCTATTTGCTGCACCATCATCCGATTCCGGTGTGGTCGTTTTTCTTCGGATTGATTCTGGTGTCCACCTATTTGGTGGGGCGCGAGATCGAGCGGTGGAACTGGAGCAGGGTGGTGAGTTTTGTGCTCGGTCTGGCTTTCGCCTACTGGATCACCGTCGCGGCGCCCATGCAGTGGGGCAGTGACCTGCCGACTCTGTTTCTGGCTGGTGCCATTGCTATCTGCGCAATGATCCTGCCGGGTATCTCGGGCAGTTTCATCCTGCTCCTGCTGGGCCTTTACTCGGTGGTATTGGGGGCGGTGAAAGAGCTCGATCTTATGGTCTTGGCGGTGTTTGCCAGCGGTTGTCTGGTTGGCATTCTCAGTTTCGCTCGCCTGCTAAGTTGGCTGCTTTCACGTTGGCGTGACCTCAGTCTGGCGTTTCTCGCTGGCCTGATGCTGGGTTCGCTGAACAAGGTCTGGCCCTGGAAGGAGACCCTGAGCTGGCGTATCGACAGCAAGGGCGAGCAGGTGCCGTTACTGGAGAGCAATCTGCTGCCAGGGAAATTTGCCGAAATCAGTGGTCAGGATCCGCAGTTGCTGTTTGCCGTTGCACTGGCAATCGGCGGCATCGTTCTGGTGCTCGGTTTGGAGTGGCTGGCGAGTCGTCGGCCAGTCGATACTGGTCGCGCTGAATAA
- a CDS encoding protein-L-isoaspartate(D-aspartate) O-methyltransferase: MTSQRTRERLIQRLYEEGLSNARVLEVIRRTPRHLFVDEALAHRAYEDTALPIGHNQTISQPYMVGRMTELLLAAGPLDKVLEIGTGSGYQTAVLAQLVERVFSVERIQVLQDRAKERLAELKLRNVVFRWGDGWEGWNALGPYNGIIVTAAAAQVPQALLDQLAPGGRLVIPVGSGDVQQLLLIVREEQGFSRHVLDAVRFVPLLNGPLA, from the coding sequence ATGACCTCGCAGCGCACCCGTGAGCGATTGATCCAGCGCCTCTATGAGGAAGGACTGTCGAACGCTCGGGTACTGGAAGTGATCCGCCGTACGCCGCGTCATCTGTTCGTCGATGAGGCCCTGGCGCACCGCGCCTATGAAGATACGGCGCTGCCCATCGGGCATAACCAGACGATTTCCCAGCCGTACATGGTCGGCCGCATGACCGAGCTGCTGCTGGCCGCTGGCCCGCTGGACAAGGTGCTGGAGATCGGTACCGGTTCCGGTTACCAGACCGCCGTGCTGGCACAGCTGGTCGAGCGGGTGTTCTCTGTGGAGCGCATTCAGGTGCTGCAGGATCGCGCCAAGGAGCGTCTGGCCGAACTCAAGCTGCGCAACGTGGTCTTTCGCTGGGGTGATGGCTGGGAAGGTTGGAACGCGCTCGGCCCGTACAACGGCATCATCGTCACCGCCGCCGCCGCGCAAGTGCCGCAGGCCTTGCTCGATCAACTGGCTCCAGGTGGACGGCTGGTCATCCCAGTCGGCAGTGGCGATGTGCAGCAGTTGTTGCTGATCGTACGTGAAGAGCAGGGTTTTTCCCGGCATGTGCTCGATGCGGTACGTTTCGTGCCGTTACTCAACGGGCCGCTGGCCTGA
- the ispF gene encoding 2-C-methyl-D-erythritol 2,4-cyclodiphosphate synthase: protein MRIGHGYDVHRFGEGDFITLGGVRIPHKFGLVAHSDGDVLLHALSDALLGAVALGDIGKHFPDTDPTFKGADSRALLRHVMGLVRGKGYAVGNVDATIIAQAPKMAPHIQSMRERVAEDLGIELDQVNVKATTTEKLGFTGREEGIAVHAVALLVKA, encoded by the coding sequence ATGCGTATCGGTCATGGCTATGACGTACACCGCTTCGGCGAAGGCGATTTCATCACTCTCGGCGGCGTACGGATTCCCCATAAATTCGGTCTTGTCGCTCATTCCGACGGTGACGTGCTGCTGCACGCGCTGAGTGATGCCCTGCTCGGTGCAGTAGCGCTGGGCGATATCGGCAAACATTTCCCCGATACCGATCCGACTTTCAAAGGCGCCGATAGCCGTGCGCTGCTGCGCCATGTGATGGGCCTGGTGCGTGGCAAGGGCTACGCGGTGGGTAACGTCGACGCCACCATAATCGCCCAGGCGCCGAAGATGGCGCCGCATATCCAGAGCATGCGCGAGCGCGTTGCCGAGGACCTGGGTATCGAACTGGATCAGGTCAACGTCAAGGCCACCACCACCGAGAAGCTGGGTTTCACCGGACGTGAGGAAGGTATCGCGGTGCACGCCGTCGCCCTGCTGGTCAAGGCATGA
- a CDS encoding septum formation initiator family protein produces MRSPYWLFIVLVLLLGGLQYRLWVGDGSLAAASRLQQQIAEQQGENERLLERNRILEAEVMELKRGMETVEERARQELGMLKEGETLYLLTE; encoded by the coding sequence ATGCGTAGTCCGTATTGGCTGTTTATTGTGCTGGTCCTGTTGCTGGGCGGTCTGCAATATCGATTGTGGGTCGGCGACGGCAGCCTGGCTGCTGCCAGCCGTCTGCAACAGCAGATCGCCGAACAGCAGGGCGAGAACGAGCGTTTGCTGGAGCGCAATCGTATCCTCGAGGCCGAGGTGATGGAGCTCAAGCGCGGCATGGAAACCGTGGAAGAGCGGGCGCGTCAGGAGTTAGGCATGCTCAAAGAGGGTGAAACCCTCTATCTGCTGACTGAATGA
- a CDS encoding S-(hydroxymethyl)glutathione dehydrogenase/class III alcohol dehydrogenase — protein MIKSRAAVAFAPNEPLKIVEVDVAPPQAGEVLVRIVATGVCHTDAYTLSGQDSEGVFPCILGHEGGGIVEAVGEGVTSLAVGDHVIPLYTAECGECKFCKSNKTNLCSSVRATQGKGLMPDGTSRFSYNGEPVYHYMGCSTFSEYTVLPEVSLAKIPKEAPLEKVCLLGCGVTTGIGAVLNTAKVTEGSTVAIFGLGGIGLAAIIGAKMAKASRIIGIDINPAKEAVARELGVTDFVNPKEHSKPIQEVIVEMTDGGVDYSFECIGNVQLMRAALECCHKGWGESTIIGVAPAGAEISTRPFQLVTGRVWRGSAFGGVKGRTELPSYVEKSQKGEIPLDTFITHNMGLDQINEAFELMHEGKSIRTVIHF, from the coding sequence ATGATCAAGTCCCGCGCCGCCGTTGCCTTCGCCCCGAATGAACCCCTGAAAATCGTCGAGGTCGATGTCGCGCCACCTCAGGCCGGAGAGGTGCTGGTACGTATTGTCGCTACCGGCGTGTGCCACACCGATGCCTATACCCTGTCCGGCCAGGACAGCGAGGGCGTGTTCCCCTGCATTCTCGGTCACGAGGGTGGCGGTATCGTCGAGGCGGTGGGTGAGGGCGTCACTTCGCTGGCGGTCGGCGACCACGTGATTCCGCTGTACACCGCTGAATGCGGCGAGTGCAAATTCTGCAAATCCAACAAGACCAACCTGTGCAGCTCGGTACGCGCCACCCAGGGCAAGGGGCTGATGCCCGATGGCACCAGCCGCTTCTCCTACAACGGCGAGCCGGTCTACCACTACATGGGTTGCTCGACCTTCTCCGAGTACACCGTGCTGCCGGAAGTCTCTCTGGCGAAGATCCCCAAGGAGGCGCCGCTGGAGAAGGTCTGCCTGCTTGGCTGTGGCGTGACCACCGGAATTGGCGCCGTGCTCAATACCGCTAAGGTGACCGAGGGCTCCACCGTGGCCATCTTCGGTTTGGGTGGCATTGGTCTGGCGGCGATCATCGGCGCCAAGATGGCCAAGGCTTCGCGCATTATCGGCATCGATATCAATCCGGCCAAGGAAGCGGTTGCCCGCGAGCTGGGCGTGACCGATTTCGTCAATCCGAAAGAGCACAGCAAGCCGATCCAGGAAGTCATCGTCGAAATGACCGATGGCGGCGTCGACTACAGCTTCGAGTGCATCGGCAACGTGCAACTGATGCGTGCCGCACTGGAGTGCTGCCACAAGGGCTGGGGCGAGTCGACCATCATCGGCGTGGCGCCGGCCGGTGCTGAGATCAGCACTCGTCCGTTCCAACTGGTCACCGGCCGCGTCTGGCGCGGTAGTGCCTTCGGTGGCGTCAAGGGCCGTACCGAGCTGCCGAGCTATGTCGAGAAATCGCAGAAAGGCGAAATCCCGCTGGATACCTTCATCACGCACAACATGGGGCTGGATCAGATCAACGAAGCGTTCGAGCTGATGCACGAGGGCAAGAGCATTCGTACTGTCATCCATTTCTGA
- a CDS encoding HPF/RaiA family ribosome-associated protein, with translation MQVLVNSGKHVTSSMDFKDDIRGRVRDKLQRYEDHLTRIEIHLSDENALKSGPQDKRCKVEARMKGRDPLTVSHDASELQQAIDGAMNKLTNALDRNLGKDAKRWTH, from the coding sequence ATGCAGGTTCTGGTCAACAGTGGAAAGCACGTCACCTCCTCGATGGACTTCAAGGACGACATTCGCGGTCGCGTCCGGGACAAGCTCCAGCGCTACGAGGACCACCTCACCCGGATCGAAATTCATCTCTCCGACGAGAACGCGCTCAAAAGTGGTCCGCAGGACAAGCGCTGCAAAGTCGAGGCACGGATGAAAGGACGCGACCCGCTGACGGTTTCCCATGATGCCAGCGAACTGCAGCAGGCTATCGACGGTGCCATGAACAAGCTGACCAACGCGCTGGACCGCAATCTGGGCAAGGATGCCAAGCGCTGGACGCACTGA
- the ispD gene encoding 2-C-methyl-D-erythritol 4-phosphate cytidylyltransferase, which translates to MTTKFWLVIPAAGVGARMAADRPKQYLQIAGRCILEHTLHCFLDHPHLLGAVVCVAVDDPFWPQLPVANDARIRRAPGGQERADSVLAGLEALVAEGANSEDWVLVHDAARPNLATEDLERLLDSLAGDPVGGLLAVPARDTLKRAGSDGRVVETVDRSVIWQAYTPQMFRLGALREALAQALKEGVAVTDEASAMEWAGQSPRLIEGRADNLKVTRPEDLHYLQRIWRESR; encoded by the coding sequence ATGACCACGAAATTCTGGCTGGTGATTCCAGCTGCCGGTGTCGGCGCGCGGATGGCAGCCGACCGTCCCAAGCAGTACCTGCAGATCGCCGGACGCTGCATTCTTGAACACACTCTGCACTGTTTTCTCGACCATCCCCATCTGCTGGGAGCGGTTGTGTGCGTGGCCGTGGATGACCCGTTCTGGCCACAATTGCCTGTGGCAAACGATGCGCGTATCCGCCGGGCTCCTGGCGGGCAAGAGCGCGCCGACTCGGTATTGGCAGGGCTGGAAGCGCTAGTCGCAGAGGGCGCGAACAGCGAGGATTGGGTGCTGGTGCACGACGCCGCACGACCCAATCTGGCCACGGAAGACCTTGAGCGACTGTTGGACAGTCTGGCCGGTGATCCGGTTGGCGGCCTGCTGGCAGTGCCGGCGCGCGACACGCTCAAGCGTGCCGGAAGCGATGGCAGGGTGGTGGAGACCGTGGATCGTAGCGTGATCTGGCAGGCTTACACGCCGCAGATGTTTCGTCTGGGCGCGCTGCGCGAGGCTCTGGCGCAAGCGCTGAAAGAAGGTGTGGCTGTGACCGATGAAGCTTCGGCCATGGAGTGGGCGGGGCAGTCGCCCCGGCTCATCGAAGGCCGGGCGGACAACCTCAAGGTCACCCGCCCGGAAGATCTGCATTATCTACAACGTATCTGGCGCGAGAGTCGCTAA
- the kdsA gene encoding 3-deoxy-8-phosphooctulonate synthase codes for MAQKIIKVRDIEIANDKPFVLFGGINVLESRDLAMQACEEYVRVTEKLGIPYVFKASFDKANRSSITSFRGPGLEEGMKIFEEVKKTFGVPVITDVHEPHQAAAVAEVCDIIQLPAFLSRQTDLVVAMAKTGAVINIKKAQFLAPQEMKHILAKCEEAGNDQLILCERGSSFGYNNLVVDMLGFGIMKQFEYPVFFDVTHALQMPGGRADSAGGRRAQVTDLAKAGMSQGLAGLFLEAHPDPENAKCDGPCALRLNKLEPFLTQLKQLDDLIKSFPPIETA; via the coding sequence ATGGCACAGAAGATCATCAAGGTTCGCGACATCGAGATCGCCAACGACAAGCCTTTCGTGCTGTTCGGTGGTATCAACGTGCTCGAGTCGCGCGACCTGGCCATGCAGGCCTGCGAGGAGTACGTACGGGTGACCGAGAAGCTCGGCATTCCCTACGTGTTCAAGGCCAGCTTCGACAAGGCCAACCGTTCTTCCATCACCTCCTTCCGTGGCCCTGGCCTGGAAGAGGGCATGAAGATCTTCGAGGAAGTGAAGAAGACTTTCGGCGTGCCGGTGATCACCGATGTGCATGAGCCGCACCAAGCGGCTGCCGTGGCCGAAGTGTGCGACATCATCCAGTTGCCGGCTTTCCTGTCGCGGCAGACCGATCTGGTAGTGGCCATGGCCAAGACCGGCGCGGTGATCAACATCAAGAAGGCGCAGTTCCTCGCTCCGCAGGAAATGAAGCACATCCTGGCCAAGTGCGAAGAGGCCGGTAACGATCAGTTGATTCTCTGCGAGCGCGGTTCCTCCTTCGGTTACAACAACCTGGTGGTGGACATGCTCGGCTTCGGCATCATGAAGCAGTTTGAGTACCCGGTGTTCTTCGACGTGACCCACGCCCTGCAGATGCCGGGTGGTCGCGCCGACTCTGCTGGTGGTCGTCGCGCTCAGGTTACCGACCTGGCCAAGGCCGGCATGAGCCAGGGCCTGGCAGGCCTGTTCCTCGAAGCGCATCCGGATCCGGAAAACGCCAAGTGCGACGGTCCATGCGCCCTGCGCCTGAACAAGCTGGAGCCGTTCCTCACTCAGCTCAAGCAGCTGGATGACCTGATCAAGAGTTTTCCTCCGATCGAGACTGCCTGA